A genomic region of Desulfosarcina ovata subsp. ovata contains the following coding sequences:
- a CDS encoding 1-deoxy-D-xylulose-5-phosphate reductoisomerase, giving the protein MKSLSILGSTGSIGTNALEIVRQFPGQFRVVALAAKTSIAALAGQIVEFSPRLVAVIDDAHAGQLRSLLPADVDVRIVTGDAGYVMAATLPESDMVLGAMVGAAGLAPTLAAIDAGKDIALANKETLVMGGEIVMARVAERGVKLMPVDSEHSAIFQSLAGHRHSEVREILLTASGGPFRQTPAAEFAAITPAAALRHPNWSMGSKITIDSATLMNKGLEVIEARWLFDVDFDRIKVVVHPQSIIHSMVTYQDGAVIAQLGIPDMKGAIAYGLSHPDRLPLDMPAPDFAALGQLTFEDPDLERFPCLALAFRAGEAGGTHPAVLNAANEIAVAAFLEGRLPYTGIYAIIDQTLNRHRAEGQPDLEQIIAADRWARKTAVDLIRQQEC; this is encoded by the coding sequence ATGAAATCACTTTCCATCCTGGGGTCGACCGGATCGATTGGCACCAACGCCCTCGAGATCGTGCGGCAGTTCCCCGGCCAATTCCGTGTCGTGGCCCTGGCCGCCAAGACCAGCATCGCCGCATTGGCCGGGCAGATTGTCGAATTCTCGCCGCGCCTGGTTGCCGTGATCGATGATGCCCATGCCGGACAGCTCCGGTCGCTGTTGCCAGCGGATGTTGACGTGCGCATCGTCACCGGCGATGCCGGTTACGTGATGGCGGCTACCCTGCCCGAGAGTGATATGGTTTTGGGCGCCATGGTGGGCGCGGCCGGGCTGGCACCCACCCTTGCCGCCATCGACGCCGGCAAGGATATCGCCCTGGCCAACAAGGAAACCCTGGTCATGGGCGGGGAGATCGTAATGGCCCGGGTGGCTGAGCGAGGGGTGAAACTGATGCCCGTGGACAGCGAGCACAGCGCCATCTTCCAAAGTCTGGCCGGTCACCGCCACAGCGAGGTTCGCGAGATTCTGCTGACCGCCTCCGGCGGGCCGTTCCGGCAGACGCCGGCTGCCGAATTTGCCGCCATTACGCCGGCGGCCGCCCTGCGCCACCCCAACTGGTCCATGGGCAGCAAGATCACCATCGATTCGGCCACCCTGATGAACAAGGGGCTGGAGGTGATCGAGGCGCGCTGGCTGTTTGACGTCGATTTTGACCGGATTAAGGTGGTGGTCCACCCCCAGAGCATCATTCATTCCATGGTGACTTATCAGGATGGGGCGGTGATCGCCCAACTGGGTATCCCGGACATGAAGGGGGCCATCGCCTACGGCCTCTCCCATCCCGACCGGCTGCCGCTGGATATGCCCGCACCGGATTTTGCCGCCCTGGGACAGCTCACCTTTGAGGATCCGGACCTGGAGCGGTTTCCCTGCCTGGCCCTGGCTTTTCGGGCCGGAGAGGCGGGGGGCACCCATCCCGCCGTGCTCAACGCGGCCAATGAGATTGCCGTGGCCGCGTTTCTGGAAGGGCGGCTGCCCTACACGGGAATTTACGCGATTATCGATCAGACGCTGAACCGCCACCGGGCAGAGGGCCAACCGGATCTTGAGCAGATTATCGCGGCGGACCGCTGGGCCCGGAAAACGGCCGTTGACCTGATCCGCCAACAGGAATGTTAA
- the rseP gene encoding RIP metalloprotease RseP yields MTTSIFAFVVVLGVLIFFHELGHFLVARLFGVGVEKFSLGFGPRLLGRTVGITDYRLSAIPLGGYVKMVGDEPDAEIDPEMIPYSFTHKHVFKKILIVAAGPFFNLLLAVIIYFGFFYFIGTEDIRPVVKHVVAESPAARAGFRNGDEIVAIDGKTVAAWGDIERLIADGGGTPAHITARRGGELFDVTLTPQTKVAKDILGDDTPYYDAGFSGLPPLKAIVGEVAEGYPAKKAGLKKGDLIIGINGTPVDSWNTMKTIISQSKGEALSVRVRRGAETLTVEIIPVLFSEENVRGEKVDSYRIGISTPGITIPDADRIIVKRGLWGALQESVGQTYQISRLTILSIGKLIKGTVSTKTLGGPIMIAEMAGQQAEAGLTNLIFFIAVLSINLAVLNFLPIPVLDGGHLMFFFIEAIIRRPVNMRMREIAQQAGIFILILLMIFVFYNDITRLFAS; encoded by the coding sequence ATGACAACCAGTATTTTTGCCTTTGTCGTCGTTCTTGGTGTGCTCATTTTTTTCCACGAGCTGGGCCATTTTCTGGTGGCCCGGCTTTTCGGGGTGGGGGTCGAGAAGTTCTCGCTCGGTTTCGGTCCGCGCCTGCTGGGCCGGACCGTCGGGATTACCGATTATCGCCTTTCGGCCATCCCCCTGGGCGGCTATGTCAAAATGGTGGGCGACGAGCCGGATGCCGAAATCGATCCGGAGATGATCCCCTACTCGTTCACCCACAAGCATGTTTTCAAGAAAATCCTGATCGTTGCCGCCGGCCCCTTTTTCAATCTGCTGCTGGCCGTGATCATCTACTTCGGCTTTTTTTATTTCATCGGCACCGAGGATATCCGGCCGGTGGTCAAGCATGTGGTAGCCGAGAGTCCGGCGGCCCGGGCCGGGTTTCGCAATGGCGACGAGATCGTGGCCATTGACGGCAAAACCGTGGCCGCCTGGGGGGATATTGAACGGTTGATCGCCGACGGAGGCGGAACTCCGGCACACATCACCGCCCGGCGGGGGGGAGAGCTGTTCGATGTCACCCTGACGCCCCAGACCAAGGTGGCCAAGGATATTCTGGGGGATGACACGCCTTACTACGATGCCGGATTCTCGGGGCTTCCGCCGCTTAAAGCCATCGTGGGCGAGGTGGCCGAGGGCTACCCGGCCAAAAAGGCCGGCCTCAAAAAGGGCGATCTGATCATCGGCATCAACGGGACGCCGGTGGACAGCTGGAACACCATGAAGACGATCATCTCCCAGAGCAAGGGCGAGGCCCTGTCCGTGCGGGTGCGGCGCGGTGCGGAAACCCTGACCGTGGAGATCATACCGGTATTGTTCAGTGAGGAAAACGTTCGTGGTGAGAAGGTCGACAGCTACCGCATCGGCATCTCCACGCCGGGAATCACGATTCCCGATGCCGACCGGATCATTGTCAAACGGGGACTTTGGGGAGCCCTGCAGGAGAGCGTCGGCCAGACCTACCAGATTTCACGACTGACCATTCTGAGCATCGGCAAACTGATCAAAGGCACCGTCTCCACCAAGACCCTGGGCGGTCCGATCATGATCGCCGAGATGGCCGGCCAGCAGGCCGAAGCCGGGCTGACCAATCTGATCTTCTTCATTGCCGTTTTGAGCATCAACCTGGCCGTACTCAACTTCCTGCCCATCCCGGTGCTCGACGGTGGCCATCTGATGTTTTTTTTCATCGAGGCGATCATCCGGCGGCCGGTCAACATGCGCATGCGCGAGATTGCCCAGCAGGCCGGGATATTTATTTTGATCCTGTTGATGATTTTTGTTTTTTATAACGATATAACCCGTCTTTTTGCGAGTTAG
- a CDS encoding AIR synthase-related protein has translation MPQRIEITLTENLVDAEGEALRHKAKNYFDIDIDTVRTIQIVTIDADLADAQVETARSEIFTNPVTQVSDLTPLAVDFDWIIWIGFRPGVRDNPGATAVEAVEDLLRVKLAPGQAIYTSRRYCLKGATITRQDAEKIAGEILANDIIQQWAVYDRSQWDPGTGIGFVIPKVILDHTPEVTTLAIDSDATLARLSDERSLSLNPSDIPTIRAYFLDPVVQRQRQAVSLGDPTDVELEYISQGRSDHCNHNTFGGRFYYRDLSTGESETIESLFKTYIEAPTLALQKKKPWVVSVLWDNAGVGRFDDDNCYTITGETHNSPSNMEAYGGAITGIVGIYRDPMGTGKGSRLIMGSYGYCVGPRDYAGDLKPKLHPKRLLDGVIEGVRDGGNKSGIPTPFGQVMFHPGYLGKCLVFVTALGIMPATVDGAPSDRKTIYPGDLAIMCGGRVGKDGIHGVTASSATFSANTPAGHVQIGDPYTQKKMHDFLLEARDEGLIRFITDNGGGGLSSSVGESARFSGGCEIQLEKVPLKYDGLDQWEIWVSESQERMTVAIDPRHLDRFMALSRLHAVESTVIGTYTDSGKIHITYNGVTCAYVDLDLLTSAFPKWEFEAVWQPPERRGLSEPVLGTPIDMAGLILDLLARPNICSKAWVTRQYDHEVQGSSVIKPLVGAGQDIPTDAAVIRPVLASQCGLVFSQALIPMYSAIDAYHMTTCTIDEAVRRAIAVGGDPGHLGGVDNFCWPNIQYDPKTNPDGRHKAAQLVRACKALERMCLAYGIPLLSGKDSMYVDGHLPGRYGETHKVSALETLQFSVTGVIDDVRQCITLDSKVAGDRVWIVGMTRDELGGSEYYDHLGKIGVNVPTVDPEAFAEVYRRMADAIRQGLLASCHGVYRGGLAVHLGLVAMAGELGMTVDLAKVPAGDALRSDTLLFSESAGRFIVTVAPDNQDAFAALFAGRPAACVGEVTQAPELAITGTDGKNLATLSVDAMKAAWKRPFGDLI, from the coding sequence ATGCCGCAACGAATAGAAATTACGCTCACGGAAAACCTTGTGGATGCCGAAGGGGAAGCCCTTCGCCATAAAGCCAAGAACTACTTCGATATCGACATCGACACGGTACGCACGATCCAGATCGTGACCATCGATGCGGATCTGGCCGATGCCCAGGTCGAGACGGCACGTAGCGAAATCTTTACCAATCCGGTGACCCAGGTCTCGGACCTGACGCCGCTGGCCGTGGATTTCGACTGGATCATCTGGATCGGTTTCCGGCCCGGCGTGCGCGACAACCCCGGGGCCACGGCCGTGGAGGCGGTGGAGGATCTCCTGCGCGTGAAACTGGCTCCCGGCCAGGCAATCTATACCTCCCGGCGCTATTGTCTCAAGGGCGCCACCATCACCCGCCAGGATGCCGAGAAGATCGCCGGTGAGATCCTGGCCAATGACATCATCCAGCAATGGGCCGTGTACGACCGCAGCCAGTGGGATCCTGGGACCGGCATCGGTTTTGTCATCCCCAAGGTGATTCTCGATCACACCCCCGAGGTGACCACGCTGGCCATCGACAGCGATGCGACCCTGGCGCGGCTCAGCGACGAGCGCAGCCTCTCCCTCAATCCCAGCGACATTCCCACCATCCGGGCCTATTTCCTCGACCCGGTGGTTCAGCGCCAGCGCCAAGCGGTCTCCCTCGGCGACCCCACCGATGTGGAGCTGGAGTACATTTCCCAGGGGCGCAGCGATCACTGCAACCACAACACCTTTGGCGGACGCTTTTACTACCGCGACCTGTCGACCGGTGAGAGCGAGACCATCGAGAGCCTCTTCAAGACCTATATCGAGGCGCCCACCCTGGCCCTGCAGAAGAAAAAACCGTGGGTGGTGTCGGTGCTGTGGGACAACGCCGGCGTGGGGCGCTTTGATGACGACAATTGCTACACCATCACCGGCGAGACCCATAACTCGCCCTCCAACATGGAGGCCTACGGCGGCGCGATTACCGGTATCGTCGGCATCTACCGCGATCCCATGGGTACCGGCAAGGGGTCCCGGCTGATCATGGGCAGTTATGGGTACTGCGTGGGGCCCCGGGATTACGCCGGCGATCTCAAACCCAAACTGCATCCCAAACGACTCTTGGATGGCGTGATCGAAGGCGTGCGCGACGGTGGCAACAAGAGCGGCATCCCGACCCCCTTCGGACAGGTGATGTTTCATCCCGGATATCTTGGCAAGTGCCTGGTGTTCGTCACCGCCCTGGGGATCATGCCGGCAACGGTCGACGGCGCGCCGTCGGACCGGAAGACCATCTACCCCGGCGATCTGGCGATCATGTGCGGCGGCCGGGTGGGCAAGGACGGTATCCACGGGGTGACCGCCTCGTCGGCCACCTTTTCCGCGAACACCCCGGCCGGCCATGTGCAGATCGGCGACCCCTACACCCAGAAGAAGATGCACGATTTTCTGCTGGAGGCCCGTGACGAAGGGCTGATTCGCTTCATTACCGACAACGGCGGGGGCGGACTCTCCTCGTCGGTGGGGGAGAGCGCCCGTTTTTCGGGCGGCTGCGAGATTCAACTGGAGAAGGTGCCGCTGAAATACGACGGCCTGGACCAGTGGGAAATCTGGGTTTCCGAATCCCAGGAGCGCATGACCGTGGCCATCGATCCCAGGCACCTGGATCGTTTCATGGCCCTGTCGCGGTTGCATGCCGTGGAGAGCACGGTGATCGGTACCTATACCGACAGCGGCAAGATTCACATCACTTACAACGGCGTCACCTGCGCGTACGTCGATCTGGATCTGCTCACCTCGGCTTTTCCCAAGTGGGAATTCGAGGCGGTCTGGCAGCCGCCGGAGCGGCGCGGACTCAGCGAGCCGGTCTTGGGCACCCCCATTGATATGGCCGGCCTGATCCTGGATCTTCTGGCCCGGCCGAACATTTGCTCCAAGGCGTGGGTCACCCGCCAGTACGACCACGAGGTGCAGGGCAGCAGCGTGATCAAGCCCCTGGTGGGCGCTGGTCAGGACATTCCCACAGACGCCGCCGTGATCCGTCCGGTGCTTGCCTCCCAGTGCGGACTGGTTTTCTCCCAGGCCCTGATTCCCATGTACTCGGCCATCGACGCCTATCACATGACCACCTGCACCATAGACGAGGCCGTGCGGCGGGCCATTGCCGTGGGCGGCGACCCCGGTCACCTGGGCGGGGTGGACAACTTCTGCTGGCCCAACATCCAGTATGACCCAAAGACAAATCCCGACGGCCGCCACAAGGCCGCCCAACTGGTGCGCGCCTGCAAGGCTTTGGAGCGCATGTGCCTGGCCTACGGGATCCCGCTTTTGTCGGGCAAGGACTCCATGTATGTGGACGGCCACCTGCCGGGCCGTTACGGCGAAACCCACAAGGTCTCCGCCCTGGAGACATTGCAGTTTTCGGTGACCGGCGTGATCGACGATGTTCGCCAGTGCATTACCCTGGACAGCAAGGTGGCCGGCGACCGGGTCTGGATCGTCGGCATGACCCGCGACGAGTTGGGCGGGTCCGAATATTACGACCATCTGGGCAAGATCGGGGTCAATGTGCCCACCGTGGACCCCGAGGCTTTTGCCGAGGTGTACCGGCGGATGGCCGATGCCATCCGCCAGGGGCTGCTGGCCTCCTGCCACGGCGTTTACCGCGGCGGCCTGGCCGTGCACTTGGGGCTGGTGGCCATGGCCGGTGAACTGGGGATGACCGTGGATCTGGCCAAGGTGCCGGCCGGGGACGCCTTGCGCAGCGACACCCTGCTGTTCTCGGAAAGTGCCGGCCGGTTTATCGTTACCGTGGCACCCGACAACCAGGATGCCTTTGCCGCCCTGTTTGCCGGCCGGCCGGCCGCCTGCGTGGGCGAGGTGACCCAGGCGCCGGAACTGGCGATTACCGGAACGGATGGCAAGAACCTGGCAACACTGAGCGTAGACGCAATGAAGGCGGCCTGGAAACGGCCTTTTGGGGATCTGATATGA
- a CDS encoding phosphoribosylformylglycinamidine synthase subunit PurQ, with translation MSVKPNVLVLTGFGLNCDHETAYAFELAGAVANRVHINTLIGGDVRLDDFQILVFGGGFSWGDDHGAGVIQALRLKTNLGDRLLAFVAADKLVMGICNGFQTLVNLGLLPGIDGDYTCRSVALTNNDCGNFRDQWVHLAVNPDSPCIFTRGIETLDLPVRHGEGKFYADDKTIQTLSAGNQIALRYALPDGRVADGTFPHNPNGSLMDIAGICDPSGRVFGLMPHPEAYNHVTNHPAWTRRLEMDKRRGTVPPTTVGEGIRVFENAVAYFSG, from the coding sequence ATGAGTGTGAAACCGAACGTACTGGTGCTGACGGGCTTTGGCCTGAACTGTGATCATGAGACGGCGTACGCCTTTGAGCTGGCCGGTGCCGTGGCCAACCGGGTGCACATCAACACCCTGATTGGCGGAGATGTCCGTCTGGACGATTTTCAGATCCTGGTCTTCGGTGGCGGCTTCAGTTGGGGTGACGACCACGGTGCCGGGGTGATCCAGGCCCTGCGCCTGAAAACCAACCTGGGCGACCGGCTGCTGGCCTTCGTGGCCGCCGACAAACTGGTCATGGGCATCTGCAACGGCTTCCAGACCCTGGTGAACCTGGGCCTGCTGCCCGGTATCGACGGCGACTACACCTGCCGCTCCGTGGCCCTGACCAACAACGACTGCGGCAATTTCCGGGATCAGTGGGTGCATCTGGCGGTCAACCCCGATTCGCCCTGCATTTTCACCCGGGGCATCGAGACCCTGGATCTGCCGGTGCGCCACGGTGAAGGCAAGTTCTATGCGGACGACAAAACGATCCAAACCCTGTCAGCGGGAAACCAGATCGCCCTGCGCTACGCCCTGCCCGACGGGCGGGTTGCCGACGGTACCTTTCCCCACAACCCCAACGGATCCCTGATGGACATCGCCGGCATCTGCGATCCCAGCGGACGGGTCTTCGGCCTGATGCCCCACCCCGAAGCCTACAACCACGTCACCAACCATCCGGCGTGGACCCGTCGCCTGGAAATGGACAAGCGGCGCGGGACGGTGCCCCCAACCACGGTGGGCGAGGGGATCCGGGTGTTCGAGAATGCCGTGGCCTACTTCAGCGGTTGA
- a CDS encoding ABC transporter ATP-binding protein, with protein sequence MKIKNRHRDLLSLIKKNSGRLILAAGCSLLVSASTTAMGYLIKPVIDDIFVNRDTSGLLLLPLVVIAVFLIKGVGSYGQEYFMNYVGEDIIRRLRNQLYDRIQDLSLAFFQKERTGTLMSRITNDVNILKSMVSTAVTSSLRDISTIIGLAAVILYQNWRMAILAFIVLPAAFWPVFILGRKVRRVSTGCQQAMADLNAFLHETFAGNKIVKAFGMEQHEKQRFFDRTSRLFDLEIKGVIVQAISSPVMEFFGGLGIAFVIWYGGSEVIAGKTTPGTFMSFLACVLLLYDPVKKISRLNNSIQRGMAAADRVFDIIETPPDIIDPPTPHEIASCTHNLYFENVSFSYGDQDVLSGVNISVNPGEVLALVGMSGGGKSTLANLIPRFYDVTEGKILIDGIDIRQFAVADLRRQIAIVTQEPILFNETVRDNIAYGRSEATEEQIVAAARAAFAHDFIMRFPSGYDTMIGELGGRLSGGEKQRLCIARALIKDAPILILDEATSSLDSEAEAVVQKALENLMHGRTTIVIAHRLSTIAGADHIAVIVGGHVVETGSHETLLVQKGEYFKLYTMQYATSGKHA encoded by the coding sequence ATGAAAATAAAAAATCGCCATCGAGACCTGTTGTCCCTGATCAAAAAAAATAGCGGACGATTGATTTTGGCGGCCGGGTGCAGCCTGCTGGTATCGGCATCCACGACGGCAATGGGCTACCTGATCAAACCGGTGATCGACGACATTTTCGTCAACCGCGATACCAGCGGGCTGTTGCTGCTGCCGCTGGTGGTGATTGCCGTTTTTTTGATCAAGGGGGTGGGCAGCTACGGACAGGAATATTTCATGAACTACGTTGGCGAAGATATTATTCGTCGGCTGCGCAACCAGCTTTATGATCGCATTCAGGATCTGTCCCTGGCCTTTTTTCAGAAAGAACGCACCGGTACCCTCATGTCGCGAATCACCAACGATGTCAATATCCTTAAATCGATGGTGTCAACCGCCGTCACCTCGTCCTTGCGCGACATCTCCACCATCATCGGGCTGGCGGCGGTGATCCTTTACCAGAACTGGCGCATGGCGATTCTTGCCTTCATCGTTCTTCCTGCCGCGTTCTGGCCGGTGTTTATCCTGGGCCGCAAGGTTCGCCGGGTCAGCACCGGCTGCCAGCAGGCCATGGCCGACCTCAACGCGTTCCTGCACGAAACGTTCGCCGGCAACAAAATCGTCAAGGCCTTCGGCATGGAACAGCATGAAAAGCAGCGTTTCTTTGATCGGACCAGTCGACTCTTCGATCTGGAAATCAAAGGCGTCATTGTACAGGCCATCTCCTCCCCGGTCATGGAATTTTTCGGCGGGCTGGGCATCGCTTTTGTTATCTGGTACGGCGGATCTGAGGTCATCGCCGGCAAGACCACGCCGGGGACATTCATGAGCTTCCTGGCCTGTGTTCTGCTTCTGTATGATCCGGTAAAAAAAATCAGCCGCTTGAACAATTCGATTCAACGCGGAATGGCCGCCGCCGATCGCGTGTTCGATATTATCGAAACCCCACCGGACATCATTGATCCGCCCACCCCCCATGAGATCGCTTCATGCACCCATAATTTGTACTTCGAAAACGTCTCTTTCAGTTATGGGGACCAGGACGTTCTCAGCGGCGTCAATATCAGCGTCAACCCGGGGGAGGTGCTGGCTCTGGTGGGCATGAGCGGTGGCGGGAAAAGCACCCTGGCCAATCTGATTCCCCGCTTTTACGACGTCACGGAGGGGAAAATTCTGATTGACGGTATTGACATCCGCCAATTTGCCGTTGCCGATCTCAGGCGGCAAATCGCCATTGTCACCCAGGAACCGATCCTCTTCAACGAAACCGTCCGCGATAATATCGCCTATGGCCGGTCGGAGGCCACGGAGGAACAGATCGTCGCCGCCGCCAGGGCGGCGTTTGCCCACGATTTCATCATGCGCTTTCCAAGCGGGTACGATACCATGATCGGTGAATTGGGCGGCCGCCTGTCCGGCGGTGAAAAACAGCGGCTGTGCATTGCCCGGGCGCTGATCAAGGATGCGCCGATCCTGATCCTGGACGAGGCCACCTCCTCGCTGGATTCCGAAGCCGAAGCCGTGGTTCAGAAGGCCCTTGAAAACCTCATGCACGGACGCACGACCATCGTCATCGCCCACCGGCTCTCAACCATTGCCGGCGCCGATCACATCGCCGTCATCGTTGGTGGCCATGTCGTGGAAACGGGGTCCCACGAGACCCTGCTCGTCCAAAAGGGAGAGTACTTCAAGCTTTACACGATGCAGTATGCCACCTCCGGCAAGCACGCATGA
- a CDS encoding SIS domain-containing protein encodes MLDTMIDQHVRCLQNLKTIAPAIQAAGETMLACLLAGAKIMACGNGGSAGDAQHFAAEIVGRFERERRAYPAVALTTDTSILTAVGNDYGYREVFARQVEGLGRSGDVLIGISTSGHSDNVIRAVESARSMGIATIGLLGKDGGALKSRVDRAIVVSSDTTARIQEAHIFILHYWAWQIESGLPAGRGDSV; translated from the coding sequence ATGCTTGACACGATGATCGATCAGCATGTGCGGTGTCTGCAAAATCTGAAAACCATCGCGCCGGCGATCCAGGCTGCCGGAGAGACTATGTTGGCCTGCCTTCTGGCCGGCGCCAAAATCATGGCCTGTGGCAACGGGGGCAGTGCCGGTGATGCCCAGCACTTTGCCGCCGAGATCGTCGGCCGTTTCGAACGGGAGCGGAGGGCTTACCCGGCCGTGGCGCTGACCACCGATACCTCGATTCTCACTGCCGTGGGTAACGACTACGGGTACCGGGAAGTTTTCGCCCGGCAGGTGGAAGGACTCGGCCGTTCCGGCGACGTGCTCATTGGCATTTCCACATCGGGGCACTCCGACAACGTGATCCGGGCCGTGGAATCCGCCCGGTCCATGGGGATCGCCACCATCGGCCTGCTGGGCAAGGACGGCGGTGCTCTGAAATCGCGGGTCGACCGGGCCATCGTGGTGTCCAGCGACACCACGGCGCGCATCCAGGAGGCGCACATTTTTATCCTGCACTACTGGGCCTGGCAGATCGAGAGCGGATTGCCGGCGGGCAGGGGCGATTCGGTATGA
- the hldE gene encoding bifunctional D-glycero-beta-D-manno-heptose-7-phosphate kinase/D-glycero-beta-D-manno-heptose 1-phosphate adenylyltransferase HldE yields the protein MTAPVSSLYKDLPGRLERTTMLVVGDLMLDRYYWGEVRRISPEAPVPVVKVNEKTFSLGGAGNVAANLAGLGCRVFLMGVVGADATAQKISAMLADAHITDHCLVDTRRPTITKTRIMAGKQQVVRLDEESGNDIDAAMAASILESIKPMLSSVGAVVLSDYGKGMFRRIDDVQRIIQACQKAGVPVFVDPKDSDWQRYAGATAVTPNTAELEQVHGARIGDEKSLVDVAGTLRRRLSLDWLLVTRGGRGMALFGDANGPVMIAARTREVFDVSGAGDTVIATLAACVGAGLDVAAAAGVANVAAGIVVAKVGTQPVRMDELVRELADTGQSRPSSTLWKVADPQEAAARLSRWRQADQRIVFTNGCFDLLHPGHVSLLHQARHLGDRLIVGLNTDASIRRLKGESRPILPGEDRAAILSALEDVDMVVFFDEDTPLTLIGQLKPDILVKGADYRIEDVVGRNVVEAYGGQVRLVDILPGHSTTAIARKLSSNGNQPDRGETHGH from the coding sequence ATGACGGCACCTGTATCTTCCCTTTACAAGGATCTTCCCGGCCGCCTGGAGCGGACAACGATGCTCGTGGTCGGCGATCTGATGCTGGACCGCTACTACTGGGGCGAGGTGCGCCGCATTTCCCCCGAGGCTCCGGTGCCGGTGGTCAAGGTCAACGAGAAGACCTTCTCTCTCGGCGGTGCCGGCAACGTGGCCGCCAACCTCGCCGGGCTGGGCTGCCGCGTTTTTCTGATGGGGGTGGTCGGTGCCGATGCGACGGCGCAAAAGATCAGCGCCATGCTGGCAGACGCCCATATCACCGATCACTGCCTGGTGGACACCCGGCGGCCCACCATTACCAAGACGCGTATCATGGCCGGCAAGCAGCAGGTGGTGCGGCTTGACGAGGAGAGCGGCAACGACATCGATGCGGCCATGGCGGCGAGTATCCTCGAGTCGATCAAACCGATGCTTTCATCGGTGGGCGCGGTGGTCCTTTCTGATTACGGCAAGGGCATGTTCCGGCGCATCGACGACGTTCAGCGGATCATCCAGGCCTGCCAAAAGGCGGGGGTGCCGGTTTTCGTCGATCCCAAAGACAGTGACTGGCAGCGTTATGCCGGCGCCACTGCGGTAACCCCCAACACCGCGGAACTGGAGCAGGTGCATGGTGCCCGGATTGGCGATGAGAAGTCCCTGGTGGATGTTGCCGGGACGTTGCGCCGGCGGCTTTCCCTCGACTGGCTGCTGGTTACCCGGGGGGGCAGGGGGATGGCCCTTTTCGGTGATGCCAACGGTCCGGTGATGATTGCTGCCCGCACCCGGGAGGTGTTTGATGTCTCCGGTGCCGGCGACACGGTCATCGCCACCCTGGCCGCCTGTGTGGGCGCGGGGCTGGATGTTGCCGCTGCCGCCGGGGTGGCCAATGTGGCGGCTGGTATCGTGGTTGCGAAAGTCGGCACGCAGCCGGTGCGCATGGACGAACTGGTCCGTGAACTGGCCGACACCGGGCAGTCGCGGCCGTCTTCAACGCTGTGGAAGGTTGCCGACCCCCAGGAGGCCGCGGCGCGGCTTTCCCGCTGGCGGCAGGCCGACCAGCGCATCGTTTTCACCAACGGTTGCTTCGATCTGTTGCATCCCGGTCATGTCAGCCTGCTGCACCAGGCCCGCCATCTGGGCGACCGGTTGATCGTGGGCCTGAACACGGATGCCTCCATTCGCCGGCTCAAGGGCGAGAGCCGGCCCATCCTGCCCGGCGAGGACCGGGCCGCCATCCTGAGCGCCCTGGAGGATGTGGATATGGTGGTTTTCTTCGACGAAGACACCCCATTGACCCTGATCGGCCAGCTCAAGCCGGACATCCTGGTCAAGGGGGCGGATTACCGCATCGAGGATGTGGTCGGCAGAAACGTTGTCGAAGCCTACGGCGGCCAGGTCCGCCTGGTGGATATCCTGCCCGGGCACAGCACCACCGCCATCGCCCGCAAACTGTCATCCAACGGCAATCAACCCGATAGAGGAGAAACCCATGGCCATTAA
- a CDS encoding Trm112 family protein translates to MAINPELLDILACPKCKGDIHLNEAEDGLVCDACKLVYEIRDDIPIMLIEEAKPLATA, encoded by the coding sequence ATGGCCATTAACCCGGAACTGCTCGACATTCTTGCCTGCCCCAAATGCAAAGGCGACATTCATCTCAACGAGGCCGAGGACGGCCTGGTCTGCGATGCCTGCAAACTGGTTTACGAAATCCGCGATGATATTCCGATCATGCTCATCGAAGAAGCCAAACCCCTGGCCACTGCGTAA